A region of Ovis canadensis isolate MfBH-ARS-UI-01 breed Bighorn chromosome 19, ARS-UI_OviCan_v2, whole genome shotgun sequence DNA encodes the following proteins:
- the USP19 gene encoding ubiquitin carboxyl-terminal hydrolase 19 isoform X2 → MSGGASATGPRRGPPGLEEATSKKKQKDRANQESKDGDPRRGSAFTPREEQTKEDLGLDWRQSADEVIVKLRVGTGPVRLEEVDAAFTDTDCVLRLPDGRQWGGVFYAEIESSCTKVQARKGGLLQLSLPKKVPLLTWPSLLKPLGTQELVPGLRCQENGQEPSPIALEPGPEPRRAKQEARNQKRAQGRGEVGAGAGPGAQAGPSAKRAVHLRRGPEGEGARDGPGPQGDAPQFLAEPATQAEAEEQLRVPPLTPQTCLLGSEENLALLTGKKAAAPRSDPVSPTMARSRDPEKDDRSKEEMAVAADAVALVDEPESTVNLAFVKNDSYEKGPDSVVVHVYVKEIRRDTSRVLFREQDFTLIFQTRDGNFLRLHPGCGPHTIFRWQVKLRNLIEPEQCTFCFTASRIDICLRKRQSQRWGGLEAPATRGAVGGAKVAVPTGPSPLDSAPPGGTPHPLTGQEEARAVEKEKPKARSEDTGLDGVATRTPMEHVAPKSEPHLASPKPTCMVPPMPHSPVSGDSVEEEEEEEKKVCLPGFTGLVNLGNTCFMNSVIQSLSNTRELRDFFHDRSFEAEINYNNPLGTGGRLAIGFAVLLRALWKGTHHAFQPSKLKAIVASKASQFTGYAQHDAQEFMAFLLDGLHEDLNRIQNKPYTETVDSDGRPDEVVAEEAWQRHKMRNDSFIVDLFQGQYKSKLVCPVCAKVSITFDPFLYLPVPLPQKQKVLPVFYFAREPHSKPIKFLVSVSKENSSASEVLDSLSQSVHVKPENLRLAEVIKNRFHRVFLPSHSLDTVSPSDTLLCFELLSPELAKERVVVLEVQQRPQVPSIPISKCAACQRKQQSEDEKLKRCTRCYRVGYCNQLCQKTHWPDHKGLCRPENIGYPFLVSVPASRLTYARLAQLLEGYARYSVSVFQPPFQPGRMALESQGPGCTTLLSTSSLEAGDSDRDPIQPPELQLVTPVAEGDTGASRAWASPDRGPVPSTSGISSEMVAGGPIEVGALTVGERVSRPEAAVPGYQHPSEALSAHTPQFFIYRIDASNREQRLEDKGDVPLELGDDCSLALVWRNNERLQEFVLVASKELECAEDPGSAGEAARAGHFTLDQCLNLFTRPEVLAPEEAWYCPQCKQHREASKQLLLWRLPNVLIVQLKRFSFRSFIWRDKINDLVEFPVRNLDLGKFCIGQKEEQLPSYDLYAVINHYGGMIGGHYTACARLPNDRSSQRSDVGWRLFDDSTVTTVDESQVVTRYAYVLFYRRRNSPVERAPRAGHSEHHPDLGPAAESAASQASRIWQELEAEEEPVPEGPAPLGPWGPQDWVGPPPRGPTTPDEGCLRYFVLGTVAALVALVLNVFYPLVSQSPWR, encoded by the exons ATGTCTGGTGGGGCCAGCGCCACAGGCCCAAGGAGAGGGCCCCCAGGACTGGAGGAGGCAACCAGTAAGAAAAAGCAGAAGGATCGAGCAAACCAGGAGAGCAAGGATGGCGATCCTAGGAGAG GGTCAGCATTCACTCCTCGGGAGGAGCAGACCAAAGAGG ACTTAGGGCTCGATTGGAGGCAGAGTGCTGATGAGGTGATTGTCAAGCTGCGCGTGGGAACCGGTCCCGTGCGGCTGGAGGAAGTTGATGCTGCTTTCACAGACACGGACTGTGTGCTGCGGCTCCCAG ATGGTCGGCAGTGGGGTGGTGTTTTCTATGCCGAGATAGAGAGTTCTTGCACCAAAGTGCAGGCTCGCAAAGGTGGCCTCCTGCAGCTGTCACTGCCCAAGAAGGTGCCTTTGCTTACGTGGCCCTCTCTGCTG AAACCTCTAGGGACCCAGGAGTTGGTGCCAGGGTTGCGGTGCCAGGAGAATGGGCAGGAGCCATCTCCCATTGCCCTGGAGCCAGGCCCTGAGCCCCGGCGGGCTAAGCAGGAGGCCCGCAACCAGAAGCGGGCCCAGGGCCGTGGTGAGGTAGGCGCTGGGGCTGGTCCTGGGGCCCAGGCAGGGCCCAGCGCCAAGAGGGCCGTGCATCTCCGCAGAGGGCCAGAGGGGGAAGGGGCCAGAGATGGCCCTGGGCCTCAGGGTGATGCCCCCCAATTCCTGGCTGAGCCGGCCACCCAG GCTGAGGCTGAGGAACAGCTCCGTGTACCACCACTGACCCcccagacctgcctcctgggctCAGAGGAGAATCTAGCACTTTTGACAGGAAAGAAGGCAGCAGCCCCCAGGAGCGACCCAGTGTCCCCTACCATGGCCCGAAGCAGAGACCCCGAGAAGGACGATCGTTCCAAGGAGGAGATGGCAGTGGCCGCAGATGCTGTGGCCTTGGTGGATG AGCCCGAGTCCACGGTGAACCTGGCATTTGTCAAGAATGACTCGTATGAGAAGGGGCCGGACTCAGTGGTGGTGCACGTGTACGTGAAGGAAATCCGCAGGGACACCTCTCGAGTGCTCTTCCGTGAGCAGGACTTCACGCTTATCTTCCAGAccag GGACGGAAACTTCCTGAGACTGCACCCGGGCTGCGGACCCCACACCATCTTCCGTTGGCAGGTGAAGCTCAG GAACCTGATCGAGCCCGAGCAGTGCACCTTCTGCTTCACGGCCTCGCGCATCGACATCTGCCTCCGCAAGCGGCAGAGCCAGCGCTGGGGTGGTCTGGAGGCCCCGGCTACACGAG GTGCAGTGGGTGGTGCAAAGGTCGCCGTGCCGACAGGTCCATCCCCCCTGGATTCAGCCCCACCGGGAGGTACACCCCATCCCTTGACGGGCCAGGAGGAAGCCCGGGCCGTGGAGAAGGAGAAACCCAAGGCTCGATCTGAGGACACAGGCCTCGATGGGGTGGCCACCCGCACCCCCATGGAGCATGTAGCCCCAAAGTCAGAGCCACACCTGGCGTCG CCCAAGCCCACATGTATGGTGCCTCCAATGCCCCACAGCCCGGTGAGTGGAGACAgcgtggaggaagaggaggaggaagagaagaaggtgTGTCTGCCGGGCTTCACTGGCCTCGTCAACCTAGGCAACACCTGCTTCATGAACAGTGTCATTCAGTCTCTGTCCAACACGCGGGAGCTGCGTGACTTCTTCCACG ACCGCTCCTTCGAGGCTGAGATCAACTACAACAACCCGCTGGGGACTGGTGGGCGTCTGGCCATCGGCTTTGCTGTGCTGCTCCGGGCGCTGTGGAAGGGCACCCACCATGCCTTCCAGCCCTCCAAGTTAAAG GCCATCGTGGCAAGCAAGGCCAGCCAGTTCACAGGCTACGCCCAGCACGATGCCCAGGAGTTCATGGCTTTCCTGCTGGATGGGCTGCACGAGGACCTGAACCGCATTCAGAATAAGCCCTACACGGAGACCGTGGACTCAGATGGGCGGCCTGATGAG GTGGTGGCTGAGGAAGCCTGGCAGCGGCACAAGATGCGGAATGACTCCTTCATCGTGGACCTGTTTCAGGGCCAGTACAAGTCGAAGCTGGTGTGCCCCGTGTGTGCAAAG GTCTCCATCACTTTTGACCCATTCCTGTACCTGCCGGTGCCCTTGCCCCAGAAGCAAAAGGTTCTCCCTGTCTTCTATTTCGCCCGGGAGCCCCACAGCAAGCCCATCAAG TTTCTGGTGAGCGTCAGCAAGGAGAACTCCAGTGCGAGCGAAGTGTTGGACTCCCTATCTCAGAGTGTCCATGTGAAGCCTGAGAACCTGCGTCTGGCGGAG GTGATTAAGAATCGCTTCCACCGTGTGTTCCTGCCCTCCCACTCACTGGACACCGTGTCCCCGTCCGACACACTCCTCTGCTTCGAGTTGCTATCCCCAGAGTTGGCCAAGGAGCGCGTGGTAGTGTTAGAGGTACAACAG CGTCCCCAGGTGCCCAGCATTCCCATCTCCAAGTGTGCAGCCTGCCAGCGGAAGCAGCAGTCAGAGGATGAGAAGCTGAAGCGCTGTACCCGGTGCTACCGCGTGGGCTACTGCAACCA GCTCTGTCAGAAAACCCACTGGCCTGACCACAAGGGCCTCTGCCGCCCCGAGAACATCGGCTACCCCTTCTTGGTCAGTGTCCCTGCCTCACGCCTCACCTACGCCCGTCTTGCTCAGCTGCTAGAGGGCTATGCCCG GTACTCTGTGAGTGTGTTCCAGCCGCCCTTCCAGCCCGGCCGCATGGCCTTGgagtcccagggccctggctgcacCACGCTACTCTCCACTAGCTCCCTGGAGGCCGGGGACAGTGACAGGGACCCCATTCAGCCACCAGAGCTCCAGTTGGTGACCCCTGTGGCTGAGGGGGACACGGGGGCCTCCCGGGCATGGGCATCCCCTGATCGGGGCCCTGTACCCAGTACCAGCGGCATTTCTTCTGAGATGGTGGCCGGTGGGCCCATTGAAGTTGGCGCCTTGACTGTTGGTGAGAGGGTGTCCCGGCCTGAAG CTGCTGTGCCCGGGTACCAACACCCAAGTGAAGCCCTGAGTGCCCACACTCCCCAGTTCTTCATCTACAGAATTGATGCATCGAACCGAGAGCAGCGGCTAGAGGACAAAG GAGACGTCCCACTGGAGCTGGGGGACGACTGCAGCCTGGCCCTGGTCTGGCGCAACAACGAGCGCCTGCAGGAGTTCGTGCTGGTGGCCTCCAAGGAGCTGGAGTGCGCTGAGGACCCTGGGTCTGCTGGCGAGGCTGCCCGTGCTGGCCACTTCACGCTGGACCAGTGCCTCAACCTCTTCACACGGCCGGAGGTGTTGGCACCGGAGGAGGCTTG GTACTGCCCGCAGTGCAAACAGCACCGCGAGGCCTCCAAGCAGCTGCTGCTGTGGCGCCTGCCCAACGTGCTCATCGTGCAGCTCAAGCGCTTCTCCTTTCGCAGCTTTATCTGGCGTGACAAGATCAACGACCTGGTGGAGTTCCCCGTCCG GAACCTGGACCTGGGCAAGTTCTGTATCGGTCAGAAAGAGGAGCAGCTGCCCAGCTACGACCTGTACGCCGTCATCAACCACTACGGGGGCATGATCGGCGGCCACTACACTGCCTGTGCACGCCTACCCAACGACCGCAGCAGCCAGCGCAGCGACGTGG GCTGGCGCCTGTTTGATGACAGCACGGTGACAACGGTAGACGAGAGCCAGGTGGTGACGCGTTACGCCTATGTCCTCTTCTACCGCCGGCGGAACTCTCCCGTGGAGAGGGCCCCCCGGGCAGGTCACTCTGAGCACCACCCTGACCTAGGCCCTGCAGCTGAGTCAGCTGCCAGCCAG GCTTCCCGGATTTGGCAGGAGCTGGAGGCCGAGGAGGAGCCAGTACCCGAGGGGCCTGCGCCTCTGGGTCCCTGGGGGCCCCAAGACTGGGTGGGCCCCCCGCCACGTGGCCCTACCACACCAGACGAGGGCTGTCTCCGATACTTTGTTCTGGGCACCGTGGCAGCTTTGGTGGCCCTTGTGCTCAACGTGTTCTATCCTCTGGTATCCCAGAGCCCCTGGAGATGA
- the USP19 gene encoding ubiquitin carboxyl-terminal hydrolase 19 isoform X5, protein MSGGASATGPRRGPPGLEEATSKKKQKDRANQESKDGDPRRGSAFTPREEQTKEDLGLDWRQSADEVIVKLRVGTGPVRLEEVDAAFTDTDCVLRLPDGRQWGGVFYAEIESSCTKVQARKGGLLQLSLPKKVPLLTWPSLLKKPLGTQELVPGLRCQENGQEPSPIALEPGPEPRRAKQEARNQKRAQGRGEVGAGAGPGAQAGPSAKRAVHLRRGPEGEGARDGPGPQGDAPQFLAEPATQAEAEEQLRVPPLTPQTCLLGSEENLALLTGKKAAAPRSDPVSPTMARSRDPEKDDRSKEEMAVAADAVALVDEPESTVNLAFVKNDSYEKGPDSVVVHVYVKEIRRDTSRVLFREQDFTLIFQTRDGNFLRLHPGCGPHTIFRWQVKLRNLIEPEQCTFCFTASRIDICLRKRQSQRWGGLEAPATRGAVGGAKVAVPTGPSPLDSAPPGGTPHPLTGQEEARAVEKEKPKARSEDTGLDGVATRTPMEHVAPKSEPHLASPKPTCMVPPMPHSPVSGDSVEEEEEEEKKVCLPGFTGLVNLGNTCFMNSVIQSLSNTRELRDFFHDRSFEAEINYNNPLGTGGRLAIGFAVLLRALWKGTHHAFQPSKLKAIVASKASQFTGYAQHDAQEFMAFLLDGLHEDLNRIQNKPYTETVDSDGRPDEVVAEEAWQRHKMRNDSFIVDLFQGQYKSKLVCPVCAKVSITFDPFLYLPVPLPQKQKVLPVFYFAREPHSKPIKFLVSVSKENSSASEVLDSLSQSVHVKPENLRLAEVIKNRFHRVFLPSHSLDTVSPSDTLLCFELLSPELAKERVVVLEVQQRPQVPSIPISKCAACQRKQQSEDEKLKRCTRCYRVGYCNQLCQKTHWPDHKGLCRPENIGYPFLVSVPASRLTYARLAQLLEGYARYSVSVFQPPFQPGRMALESQGPGCTTLLSTSSLEAGDSDRDPIQPPELQLVTPVAEGDTGASRAWASPDRGPVPSTSGISSEMVAGGPIEVGALTVGERVSRPEAAVPGYQHPSEALSAHTPQFFIYRIDASNREQRLEDKGDVPLELGDDCSLALVWRNNERLQEFVLVASKELECAEDPGSAGEAARAGHFTLDQCLNLFTRPEVLAPEEAWYCPQCKQHREASKQLLLWRLPNVLIVQLKRFSFRSFIWRDKINDLVEFPVRNLDLGKFCIGQKEEQLPSYDLYAVINHYGGMIGGHYTACARLPNDRSSQRSDVGWRLFDDSTVTTVDESQVVTRYAYVLFYRRRNSPVERAPRAGHSEHHPDLGPAAESAASQGLGPGQAPEVAPTRTAPERFVPPVDRPAPTYSNMEEVD, encoded by the exons ATGTCTGGTGGGGCCAGCGCCACAGGCCCAAGGAGAGGGCCCCCAGGACTGGAGGAGGCAACCAGTAAGAAAAAGCAGAAGGATCGAGCAAACCAGGAGAGCAAGGATGGCGATCCTAGGAGAG GGTCAGCATTCACTCCTCGGGAGGAGCAGACCAAAGAGG ACTTAGGGCTCGATTGGAGGCAGAGTGCTGATGAGGTGATTGTCAAGCTGCGCGTGGGAACCGGTCCCGTGCGGCTGGAGGAAGTTGATGCTGCTTTCACAGACACGGACTGTGTGCTGCGGCTCCCAG ATGGTCGGCAGTGGGGTGGTGTTTTCTATGCCGAGATAGAGAGTTCTTGCACCAAAGTGCAGGCTCGCAAAGGTGGCCTCCTGCAGCTGTCACTGCCCAAGAAGGTGCCTTTGCTTACGTGGCCCTCTCTGCTG AAGAAACCTCTAGGGACCCAGGAGTTGGTGCCAGGGTTGCGGTGCCAGGAGAATGGGCAGGAGCCATCTCCCATTGCCCTGGAGCCAGGCCCTGAGCCCCGGCGGGCTAAGCAGGAGGCCCGCAACCAGAAGCGGGCCCAGGGCCGTGGTGAGGTAGGCGCTGGGGCTGGTCCTGGGGCCCAGGCAGGGCCCAGCGCCAAGAGGGCCGTGCATCTCCGCAGAGGGCCAGAGGGGGAAGGGGCCAGAGATGGCCCTGGGCCTCAGGGTGATGCCCCCCAATTCCTGGCTGAGCCGGCCACCCAG GCTGAGGCTGAGGAACAGCTCCGTGTACCACCACTGACCCcccagacctgcctcctgggctCAGAGGAGAATCTAGCACTTTTGACAGGAAAGAAGGCAGCAGCCCCCAGGAGCGACCCAGTGTCCCCTACCATGGCCCGAAGCAGAGACCCCGAGAAGGACGATCGTTCCAAGGAGGAGATGGCAGTGGCCGCAGATGCTGTGGCCTTGGTGGATG AGCCCGAGTCCACGGTGAACCTGGCATTTGTCAAGAATGACTCGTATGAGAAGGGGCCGGACTCAGTGGTGGTGCACGTGTACGTGAAGGAAATCCGCAGGGACACCTCTCGAGTGCTCTTCCGTGAGCAGGACTTCACGCTTATCTTCCAGAccag GGACGGAAACTTCCTGAGACTGCACCCGGGCTGCGGACCCCACACCATCTTCCGTTGGCAGGTGAAGCTCAG GAACCTGATCGAGCCCGAGCAGTGCACCTTCTGCTTCACGGCCTCGCGCATCGACATCTGCCTCCGCAAGCGGCAGAGCCAGCGCTGGGGTGGTCTGGAGGCCCCGGCTACACGAG GTGCAGTGGGTGGTGCAAAGGTCGCCGTGCCGACAGGTCCATCCCCCCTGGATTCAGCCCCACCGGGAGGTACACCCCATCCCTTGACGGGCCAGGAGGAAGCCCGGGCCGTGGAGAAGGAGAAACCCAAGGCTCGATCTGAGGACACAGGCCTCGATGGGGTGGCCACCCGCACCCCCATGGAGCATGTAGCCCCAAAGTCAGAGCCACACCTGGCGTCG CCCAAGCCCACATGTATGGTGCCTCCAATGCCCCACAGCCCGGTGAGTGGAGACAgcgtggaggaagaggaggaggaagagaagaaggtgTGTCTGCCGGGCTTCACTGGCCTCGTCAACCTAGGCAACACCTGCTTCATGAACAGTGTCATTCAGTCTCTGTCCAACACGCGGGAGCTGCGTGACTTCTTCCACG ACCGCTCCTTCGAGGCTGAGATCAACTACAACAACCCGCTGGGGACTGGTGGGCGTCTGGCCATCGGCTTTGCTGTGCTGCTCCGGGCGCTGTGGAAGGGCACCCACCATGCCTTCCAGCCCTCCAAGTTAAAG GCCATCGTGGCAAGCAAGGCCAGCCAGTTCACAGGCTACGCCCAGCACGATGCCCAGGAGTTCATGGCTTTCCTGCTGGATGGGCTGCACGAGGACCTGAACCGCATTCAGAATAAGCCCTACACGGAGACCGTGGACTCAGATGGGCGGCCTGATGAG GTGGTGGCTGAGGAAGCCTGGCAGCGGCACAAGATGCGGAATGACTCCTTCATCGTGGACCTGTTTCAGGGCCAGTACAAGTCGAAGCTGGTGTGCCCCGTGTGTGCAAAG GTCTCCATCACTTTTGACCCATTCCTGTACCTGCCGGTGCCCTTGCCCCAGAAGCAAAAGGTTCTCCCTGTCTTCTATTTCGCCCGGGAGCCCCACAGCAAGCCCATCAAG TTTCTGGTGAGCGTCAGCAAGGAGAACTCCAGTGCGAGCGAAGTGTTGGACTCCCTATCTCAGAGTGTCCATGTGAAGCCTGAGAACCTGCGTCTGGCGGAG GTGATTAAGAATCGCTTCCACCGTGTGTTCCTGCCCTCCCACTCACTGGACACCGTGTCCCCGTCCGACACACTCCTCTGCTTCGAGTTGCTATCCCCAGAGTTGGCCAAGGAGCGCGTGGTAGTGTTAGAGGTACAACAG CGTCCCCAGGTGCCCAGCATTCCCATCTCCAAGTGTGCAGCCTGCCAGCGGAAGCAGCAGTCAGAGGATGAGAAGCTGAAGCGCTGTACCCGGTGCTACCGCGTGGGCTACTGCAACCA GCTCTGTCAGAAAACCCACTGGCCTGACCACAAGGGCCTCTGCCGCCCCGAGAACATCGGCTACCCCTTCTTGGTCAGTGTCCCTGCCTCACGCCTCACCTACGCCCGTCTTGCTCAGCTGCTAGAGGGCTATGCCCG GTACTCTGTGAGTGTGTTCCAGCCGCCCTTCCAGCCCGGCCGCATGGCCTTGgagtcccagggccctggctgcacCACGCTACTCTCCACTAGCTCCCTGGAGGCCGGGGACAGTGACAGGGACCCCATTCAGCCACCAGAGCTCCAGTTGGTGACCCCTGTGGCTGAGGGGGACACGGGGGCCTCCCGGGCATGGGCATCCCCTGATCGGGGCCCTGTACCCAGTACCAGCGGCATTTCTTCTGAGATGGTGGCCGGTGGGCCCATTGAAGTTGGCGCCTTGACTGTTGGTGAGAGGGTGTCCCGGCCTGAAG CTGCTGTGCCCGGGTACCAACACCCAAGTGAAGCCCTGAGTGCCCACACTCCCCAGTTCTTCATCTACAGAATTGATGCATCGAACCGAGAGCAGCGGCTAGAGGACAAAG GAGACGTCCCACTGGAGCTGGGGGACGACTGCAGCCTGGCCCTGGTCTGGCGCAACAACGAGCGCCTGCAGGAGTTCGTGCTGGTGGCCTCCAAGGAGCTGGAGTGCGCTGAGGACCCTGGGTCTGCTGGCGAGGCTGCCCGTGCTGGCCACTTCACGCTGGACCAGTGCCTCAACCTCTTCACACGGCCGGAGGTGTTGGCACCGGAGGAGGCTTG GTACTGCCCGCAGTGCAAACAGCACCGCGAGGCCTCCAAGCAGCTGCTGCTGTGGCGCCTGCCCAACGTGCTCATCGTGCAGCTCAAGCGCTTCTCCTTTCGCAGCTTTATCTGGCGTGACAAGATCAACGACCTGGTGGAGTTCCCCGTCCG GAACCTGGACCTGGGCAAGTTCTGTATCGGTCAGAAAGAGGAGCAGCTGCCCAGCTACGACCTGTACGCCGTCATCAACCACTACGGGGGCATGATCGGCGGCCACTACACTGCCTGTGCACGCCTACCCAACGACCGCAGCAGCCAGCGCAGCGACGTGG GCTGGCGCCTGTTTGATGACAGCACGGTGACAACGGTAGACGAGAGCCAGGTGGTGACGCGTTACGCCTATGTCCTCTTCTACCGCCGGCGGAACTCTCCCGTGGAGAGGGCCCCCCGGGCAGGTCACTCTGAGCACCACCCTGACCTAGGCCCTGCAGCTGAGTCAGCTGCCAGCCAG GGACTAGGCCCTGGCCAGGCCCCCGAGGTGGCCCCCACGCGGACAGCCCCTGAACGCTTCGTCCCCCCTGTGGACCGCCCAGCCCCCACCTACAGCAACATGGAGGAGGTCGATTAG